A region from the uncultured Draconibacterium sp. genome encodes:
- a CDS encoding alanine dehydrogenase — MEKAKEKLSVPKTMLLPKEEMLEVKKKGQKIKIGIPSDYSKVEYRVPLTPQAVDLLVSYGHEILIERDAGKSASYSNEDYQKAGATIVETKEETFQCDIILRVAPFSCDEIDALRGNQVIISNMQIQAHCNESIQKMMQKKVTTIAFEYLENEDGFLPFVHQMSQIAGVTSITIASEYLSNSRNGKGVLFGEVTGVTPAELVIIGTSTAAEYAARAALGLGIFVKVFDTSVYELSKLEEKLGRRIFTSVFYPKVLRKALISADAVIGATSFNTPPKFKVSEDLVKQMKEGSVIIDLNISQGGCFETSKCTDFNNPSYTKHGVVHYCVPNTPAMVARTASISLSNILIPILLAIGDNGGVDNYIKRSKGFRKGVYLYHGILTNPDVGRMFNIPAKDIDLLLAVF, encoded by the coding sequence ATGGAAAAAGCAAAAGAAAAGTTATCGGTACCAAAAACCATGCTTCTGCCAAAAGAAGAAATGCTGGAGGTGAAGAAGAAAGGGCAAAAAATAAAAATTGGTATCCCATCAGACTACTCCAAAGTTGAATACCGTGTACCCTTAACACCACAAGCTGTTGATTTACTGGTTTCGTATGGGCACGAGATTCTGATTGAGCGCGATGCCGGAAAATCAGCCAGTTACTCTAACGAAGACTACCAAAAGGCAGGTGCCACTATTGTTGAAACCAAGGAAGAGACTTTTCAGTGCGACATTATTTTGCGCGTTGCCCCTTTTAGTTGCGACGAAATTGATGCCTTGCGCGGTAATCAGGTTATCATATCAAACATGCAGATTCAGGCACATTGCAATGAATCGATTCAGAAAATGATGCAAAAAAAGGTAACCACAATTGCATTTGAATACCTTGAAAACGAAGATGGATTTTTGCCGTTTGTGCACCAGATGAGCCAAATTGCAGGGGTTACCTCAATTACAATCGCCAGCGAATACCTGAGCAATTCTCGTAATGGTAAAGGCGTACTTTTTGGAGAGGTTACCGGCGTTACTCCGGCCGAGCTGGTTATTATCGGCACCAGTACCGCTGCAGAATATGCTGCTCGGGCCGCCCTCGGCTTAGGTATTTTTGTGAAAGTTTTTGATACATCAGTTTACGAGCTTAGCAAGCTGGAAGAGAAACTTGGCCGACGCATTTTTACTTCGGTATTTTACCCCAAAGTACTGCGCAAAGCGCTTATATCTGCCGATGCGGTAATTGGAGCCACCTCGTTTAACACGCCTCCAAAGTTTAAAGTTTCAGAAGATTTGGTGAAACAAATGAAAGAAGGTTCGGTAATTATTGATTTAAATATTAGCCAAGGCGGTTGTTTCGAAACATCGAAATGCACCGATTTTAACAATCCATCATATACCAAACACGGAGTGGTACATTACTGTGTTCCAAACACTCCGGCAATGGTAGCACGCACTGCTTCCATTTCTTTAAGCAATATTCTTATTCCTATTTTGTTGGCTATTGGCGATAATGGAGGTGTTGACAATTACATAAAAAGATCGAAAGGATTTCGAAAAGGGGTTTACCTTTACCATGGTATACTTACCAACCCCGATGTGGGGCGCATGTTTAATATTCCGGCTAAAGACATTGATTTGTTGCTCGCTGTTTTTTAA
- the gcvH gene encoding glycine cleavage system protein GcvH: protein MNIPADLKYTQDHEWVRVEGDMAIVGVTDFAQGELGDVVFVEIETEGETLDKGETFGTVEAVKTVSDLFMPVGGEVAEFNEALADDPELVNKDPYGEGWMVKVKMSDTAELNDLMDADAYKAMIEA, encoded by the coding sequence ATGAATATTCCTGCTGATTTGAAATATACGCAAGACCATGAATGGGTGCGCGTAGAAGGCGACATGGCTATTGTAGGTGTTACTGATTTTGCACAAGGAGAGTTGGGCGATGTTGTGTTTGTTGAAATTGAAACTGAAGGAGAAACTTTAGACAAAGGTGAAACCTTCGGAACGGTTGAGGCTGTAAAAACGGTTTCTGACTTGTTTATGCCTGTTGGCGGAGAAGTGGCTGAGTTTAATGAAGCTTTAGCCGATGATCCTGAATTGGTTAACAAAGATCCTTATGGCGAAGGATGGATGGTGAAAGTTAAAATGAGCGATACAGCAGAGCTGAATGATTTGATGGATGCAGATGCTTATAAGGCAATGATTGAAGCGTAA
- the tsaE gene encoding tRNA (adenosine(37)-N6)-threonylcarbamoyltransferase complex ATPase subunit type 1 TsaE: MYSKIINSLADLHVAAEELIATFKNDRIFAFYGKMGAGKTTFIQSICRALGSTDNVTSPTFALINEYNTAEFESIFHFDFYRIKDIEEAFDLGYEDYIYSGSYCLIEWPEMIESLLPEKMVEVKIEVHDDETRTITAREI, translated from the coding sequence ATGTATTCAAAAATAATAAATTCGCTTGCCGATCTCCATGTTGCTGCCGAAGAGCTGATTGCAACATTTAAAAACGACAGGATTTTTGCATTTTATGGTAAAATGGGTGCAGGCAAAACCACCTTTATTCAATCTATTTGCCGTGCACTGGGCTCCACCGATAATGTTACCAGCCCCACCTTTGCCTTAATTAATGAGTACAACACTGCTGAATTCGAATCTATTTTTCATTTTGATTTCTATCGGATTAAAGATATCGAAGAAGCTTTCGACCTGGGCTACGAAGACTATATTTACAGCGGAAGTTACTGCCTTATTGAGTGGCCCGAAATGATTGAATCGCTTCTTCCGGAAAAAATGGTTGAGGTAAAAATCGAGGTTCACGACGACGAAACACGTACAATTACAGCCCGCGAAATATAA